In Ammospiza caudacuta isolate bAmmCau1 chromosome 2, bAmmCau1.pri, whole genome shotgun sequence, a genomic segment contains:
- the GTPBP6 gene encoding putative GTP-binding protein 6 translates to MGPSRLSWSLLLRCRRAAAAALGAPRCRPLPARPLSASAPLQAPLRPPGTGGGAPWNGAAGPGGDVEKEEEEEEEDEAALEELLAPSPLAPGPGAQRVAVVHPAVKWGPQKSPLTTAELQIAEAVALVDTLQNWTVLDKIIIPTKNPNKKFVFGKGNFQVLTEKIKKLPHVTAVFLNVERISSLTKKELEGAWGVPVFDRYTVVLHIFRCNARTKEAKLQVALAEIPLLRSNLKNEVSQRDQQRGGSRYIMGSGETFLETQNRVLKERELKIRNALEKLRRKRALLRTQRRKCEFPMVSVMGYTNCGKTTLIKALTGEAGLQPRDQLFATLDITAHAGYLPSHMPVIYVDTIGFLTDLPHNLVESFSATLEEVAYSDLIVHVRDITHPETILQKATVLSVLRNLNLPSHLLDSMVEVHNKVDLTERYKPAEENALAVSALHGHGLEELKQEIEKKILTATGKKILTVNINLEGPQLSWLYKEATVQEVEVLPEDGTARVKVIIGSSAFGRYKNLFPNSEIFMS, encoded by the exons ATGGGGCCCAGCCGCCTCTCGTGGTCGCTGCTCCTACGCTgccggcgggcggcggcggcggctctgGGCGCGCCCCGGTGccgcccgctgcccgcccgcccgctCAGCGCCTCCGCCCCGCTCCAGGCCCCCCTGCGCCCGCCGGGCACGGGCGGCGGAGCGCCCTGGAATGGAGCGGCGGGCCCCGGCGGGGatgtagaaaaagaagaagaagaagaggaggaggatgaggcggccctggaggagctgctggccccGTCTCCGCTGGCCCCGGGGCCCGGCGCCCAGCGCGTTGCCGTCGTGCACCCTGCGGTGAAGTGGGGCCCGCAGAAGTCGCCGCTCACCACGG CTGAATTACAGATTGCTGAAGCCGTTGCTCTTGTAGATACTCTTCAGAACTGGACTGTTTTAGATAAAATAATTATTCctacaaaaaatcccaacaagaAGTTTGTTTTTGGCAAAGGAAACTTTCAGGTTTTGACAG aaaagattaaaaaattgcCCCATGTGACAGCTGTCTTCTTGAATGTGGAAAGAATATCTTCACTAACAAAG AAAGAGCTAGAAGGTGCCTGGGGCGTGCCAGTCTTTGACAGATACACCGTGGTGCTTCACATTTTTCGCTGCAATGCGCGGACGAAAGAAGCAAAACTGCAGGTAGCACTGGCTGAAATTCCACTTCTGAG GTCAAATCTGAAAAACGAGGTGTCTCAGAGAGATCAGCAGAGAGGAGGTTCAAGATACATCATGGGCTCAG GTGAAACATTTCTAGAAACACAGAATCGTGTCTTAAAAGAAAGGGAACTTAAAATCAGGAATGCCCTGGAGAAACTAAGGAGAAAAAGGGCTTTACTTAGAACTCAGCGCAGAAAATGCGAGTTCCCAATGGTCTCAGTAATGGGCTATACCAACTGTG gAAAAACTACTTTGATCAAAGCCTTGACTGGGGAAGCAGGACTTCAACCCAGAGATCAGCTGTTTGCCACTCTGGATATTACAGCCCATGCTGGCTATTTGCCCTCACATATGCCCGTTATTTATGTTGACACCATTGGGTTTCTGACTGATCTTCCACATAATCTGGTTGAGTCATTTTCAGCTACACTAGAAGAAGTGGCTTACTCA GATCTGATAGTTCATGTGAGGGATATTACTCATCCAGAAACCATCCTCCAGAAAGCCACCGTTCTGTCAGTTCTGAGGAATCTCAACCTTCCTAGCCATTTACTGGACTCAATGGTAGAAGTTCATAACAAAGTGGATTTGACAGAAAG gtATAAACCTGCTGAAGAAAATGCTTTAGCTGTTTCTGCTCTGCATGGGCATGGTTTAGAAGAACTGAAacaagaaatagagaaaaaaatactgacAGCAACAGGGAAGAAGATTCTAACAGTTAACATCAACTTAGAGGGACCTCAGCTAag CTGGCTCTATAAAGAAGCAACAGTTCAGGAAGTAGAGGTCTTGCCTGAAGACGGCACGGCCAGGGTGAAGGTGATAATCGGCAGTTCTGCTTTTGGCAGATACAAAAACCTCTTTCCCAACAGTGAGATTTTCATGTCATGA